The Fluviicola sp. genome contains a region encoding:
- a CDS encoding gliding motility-associated C-terminal domain-containing protein → MKKRILLAFSVLLTLVSQAQNYVTVGDSYGIPTITSAVCTSVDSCFTLTDDVTNQAGAVWDLNTIDLSNSFDAVFCLTLGTHDANGADGFAFVMRSPATVQFGSVGGGIGYVGIIPSIAIEYDTWDNGVGVDDIPEDHTGLYMNGNQAAPLVSSVPLSVGGLNVEDGTFHQTRVVWNSTDHQLDMYFDGALRLSYTGDIVTDIFGGDPNVVWGFTASTGGSTNLQQICFPQTSLELDDVSFCEGDTTHFLSFYTDNLTSYRWIAPNGDTLVNWNTIDFPNPLNLDDTLIWIDQSGVYTLEVSFNNHDLSATSTVTIVPNPEITYGGQVIHYCPDTADLVLTGSPDPSVTNFWSPPMLTQPTYPVPNDLSAQGWYFIDMTEPLLGCESRDSVVVEMYCDPVVTIPNIFTPNNDSGNNNELFNLIMPSKQWVKVQQFTIFNRWGNPVYYVDNDYPNWDGRINGSQAAEGVYFYTLIYSNVLETEQFSKQGFLHLVR, encoded by the coding sequence ATGAAAAAACGAATACTACTGGCATTTTCCGTGCTGCTTACACTGGTTTCTCAGGCTCAGAATTACGTAACTGTCGGAGATAGTTATGGAATACCGACGATTACTTCTGCCGTTTGCACTTCCGTAGACAGTTGTTTTACGCTTACGGACGATGTGACCAATCAGGCCGGAGCGGTCTGGGATTTGAATACCATTGACCTTTCCAATTCATTTGATGCCGTTTTTTGCCTGACACTTGGAACTCACGATGCGAACGGAGCGGATGGGTTTGCCTTTGTGATGAGAAGTCCGGCTACTGTGCAATTTGGAAGTGTGGGAGGAGGAATCGGATATGTAGGAATTATCCCTTCCATTGCAATTGAGTACGATACCTGGGATAACGGCGTAGGTGTGGATGATATCCCGGAAGACCATACCGGGCTTTATATGAACGGAAATCAGGCGGCGCCGCTGGTTTCTTCGGTTCCTTTGTCTGTCGGCGGACTGAATGTCGAAGACGGAACTTTTCATCAAACGCGTGTCGTATGGAATTCCACAGACCATCAGTTGGATATGTACTTTGACGGAGCTCTGAGACTTTCTTATACCGGTGATATTGTCACAGACATTTTTGGCGGAGATCCGAATGTGGTATGGGGATTTACAGCATCTACCGGAGGTTCTACAAACCTGCAGCAAATTTGTTTTCCGCAAACATCGCTTGAACTGGATGATGTTTCGTTTTGCGAGGGTGATACCACACATTTTTTAAGCTTTTATACTGATAATCTGACAAGTTACCGCTGGATTGCTCCGAACGGCGACACGCTGGTAAACTGGAATACCATTGATTTTCCCAATCCGCTGAATCTCGATGATACACTCATATGGATTGATCAGTCCGGAGTTTATACGCTGGAAGTATCGTTCAATAACCACGATTTAAGTGCTACTTCGACTGTAACAATCGTTCCGAATCCCGAAATAACTTATGGAGGACAAGTGATTCATTATTGTCCGGATACGGCTGATTTGGTCCTCACGGGATCACCGGATCCGTCTGTGACTAATTTTTGGTCGCCGCCCATGCTTACACAACCGACCTATCCTGTGCCGAACGATTTAAGTGCGCAGGGCTGGTATTTCATTGACATGACAGAGCCCCTTCTGGGTTGTGAATCCAGGGATTCCGTGGTGGTTGAAATGTATTGTGACCCGGTTGTGACCATACCCAACATATTTACTCCGAACAATGATTCAGGAAACAACAACGAACTATTCAACCTGATTATGCCTTCCAAACAGTGGGTAAAAGTGCAGCAGTTTACCATTTTCAACCGGTGGGGAAACCCGGTGTATTATGTAGACAATGATTACCCGAACTGGGATGGAAGAATCAACGGAAGCCAGGCTGCCGAAGGTGTATATTTTTACACCCTGATATATTCCAATGTTCTGGAAACGGAGCAATTCAGCAAACAGGGTTTTTTACATTTGGTCCGGTAA
- a CDS encoding YjjG family noncanonical pyrimidine nucleotidase, whose protein sequence is MKVRQLFFDLDRTLWDFETNSRFALQYLYDDLKLGDSIEHFLHFHHTYIRINADLWNQYGNGKLTKEELRDNRFKKALAHHGIHDEVLAKQMSDGYIALSPHQTALFPGAVQMLETLKQQDYALHIITNGFKEVQHIKLERSGISHFFDTVLCSEEIGVTKPHREIFQEALRLTNCKTEHAIMIGDDFKADIIGALNAGWTAIHFDPEHKYKKERNVPRIRELSEIPELVNLLPIVAN, encoded by the coding sequence CGCGTTTCGCCCTGCAATACCTGTATGACGATTTGAAACTGGGAGATTCGATCGAGCATTTTCTGCATTTTCACCATACCTATATCCGGATCAATGCAGATCTGTGGAACCAATATGGGAACGGAAAGCTGACCAAAGAAGAATTGCGCGATAACCGGTTCAAAAAAGCGCTGGCCCATCATGGAATTCACGATGAAGTGCTTGCAAAACAAATGAGCGACGGGTACATTGCGCTTTCTCCGCACCAGACAGCCCTTTTTCCGGGAGCAGTTCAAATGCTGGAAACCCTGAAGCAGCAGGATTATGCACTGCATATCATAACGAATGGCTTCAAGGAAGTACAGCACATCAAACTGGAAAGAAGCGGGATCAGTCATTTTTTTGATACCGTTTTGTGTTCGGAAGAAATCGGTGTGACCAAGCCGCACCGGGAGATTTTCCAGGAAGCCCTTCGTCTCACCAATTGCAAAACCGAACATGCTATCATGATCGGAGATGATTTTAAAGCCGATATTATCGGTGCGTTGAATGCAGGCTGGACAGCCATTCACTTTGATCCGGAGCACAAATACAAGAAAGAACGAAACGTTCCGCGTATTCGCGAATTGTCTGAAATCCCGGAGTTGGTAAACCTCCTGCCGATCGTGGCGAACTAA